A single Cyprinus carpio isolate SPL01 chromosome A6, ASM1834038v1, whole genome shotgun sequence DNA region contains:
- the LOC109081266 gene encoding G-protein coupled receptor 84-like: MDASAVARMWNGTDPLRNDIFSCASPSVEGYRYFGVLLGSSVTIVGTIGNILTVLAFATDSSLRTRFNVLIVNLALADLLYCMMLQPASIDSYLHLRWRGGATWCRMFGFLLFLSNSVSIITLCLIAMSRYLIVAHRTSCCARLLLSRRGVAVLLISSWLLGLASFAPLWPVYMFVPQACTCSFHRSKGRPYTTVLLLLYFFLGLGCVGLFYLLIYRKVRVAAKAFLKYRPSRRSSKCKHDEAEAAMDDSGISDGSSTTLSCEISNDEAGEEQNRNKAEKSEGHTTTKEPKNSIQDDSKDIEMSSKPSPVTIKTTPAAGSGEDSEFKRVTRMCFTVFLCFVGCFAPFLLLNIADKANRAPQVIHMLCANLAWLNSCINPLLYAAMNRQFNQAYKNLLRKAFINL, translated from the exons ATGGATGCCAGCGCTGTTGCAAG GATGTGGAATGGCACGGATCCTCTGAGAAATGACATCTTTTCTTGTGCGTCCCCATCTGTAGAGGGCTACCGTTATTTTGGTGTCCTCTTGGGATCGTCTGTGACTATAGTAGGAACCATAGGGAATATTCTGACGGTCCTCGCCTTTGCCACTGATTCCAGCTTGAGGACACGTTTCAATGTTCTCATAGTAAACCTTGCCCTCGCTGACCTTCTTTACTGCATGATGCTACAACCGGCCAGCATTGACTCATACCTGCACCTGCGCTGGAGAGGAGGAGCCACGTGGTGCCGAATGTTTGGATTCCTTCTGTTCCTGTCCAACAGTGTGTCCATTATAACATTATGCCTCATCGCTATGAGCCGTTATTTGATTGTTGCGCATCGCACTTCTTGCTGCGCCCGTCTGCTCCTGTCCCGCCGTGGAGTGGCAGTGCTCCTCATCTCATCCTGGCTACTGGGTCTAGCCAGTTTCGCCCCACTTTGGCCCGTCTATATGTTTGTCCCGCAAGCGTGCACCTGTAGTTTTCACCGCAGTAAAGGGCGGCCTTACACCACAGTGCTGCTTCTCCTGTACTTCTTCTTGGGCTTGGGTTGTGTGGGCCTTTTCTACTTACTGATCTACCGTAAGGTGCGTGTAGCTGCTAAGGCTTTTCTGAAGTACAGGCCTAGTCGTCGCTCATCAAAATGCAAGCATGACGAAGCTGAAGCGGCAATGGATGACAGCGGGATCAGTGATGGATCTTCAACAACTCTAAGCTGTGAGATCAGTAATGATGAAGCAGGAGAGGAGCAGAATAGGAACAAAGCAGAGAAATCTGAGGGCCACACAACCACAAAAGAACCAAAAAACTCCATTCAAGATGACTCAAAAGACATAGAAATGTCTTCTAAACCATCTCCAGTAACAATCAAGACCACTCCAGCTGCCGGCTCAGGAGAGGACAGTGAATTTAAGCGTGTAACTCGAATGTGCTTTAcagttttcttgtgttttgtaGGCTGCTTTGCACCATTTCTGCTGCTGAATATAGCTGATAAGGCGAACCGTGCACCACAGGTTATTCATATGTTGTGTGCAAACCTTGCTTGGTTAAATAGTTGCATTAACCCTTTGTTGTATGCAGCCATGAACCGGCAGTTTAACCAGGCCTATAAAAACCTACTGCGCAAAGCATTCATTAACCTATga